The following coding sequences are from one Rutidosis leptorrhynchoides isolate AG116_Rl617_1_P2 chromosome 11, CSIRO_AGI_Rlap_v1, whole genome shotgun sequence window:
- the LOC139874363 gene encoding uncharacterized protein, whose translation MESTITKFSHLQIPLEEVLEATNNFNDENVIGSGGLGKVYQGWLLRSGKWVKIAARRFDHKYKHGIEFLSELYAIATLEHENIVSIIGFCDEKGEKVIINKREAKGSLEMHLSKPTLTWSQRLKISIGIARALSYIHNEGSLIHLNINSYTILLNNKFEPKLSGFEYSIKHSIHRMDDVHLSKAIGTTGYMDPENVKTGGVTHKSDIYSFGVVLLELLCARKADDMSLVSQAKLNYETKRSVNIVPLSLYDQIATVSHQTFSSAAISCLNDERVNRPDMKYIVQELEKALEHQQPYECLNRPSLEDLTSQISHLKIRLHDITLATNNFSQEYCIAGTTFYDIYRAEIEHWGKVNFFSVEENNKSECSKIRTTVHIKRLLPQEDKQGLFLTEIEMLTTCKHRNIVTLLGFCDEGLEKILIIDDAYNGYLAENLATCISRSILTWEKRLNICLDIAYGLKLFDFEQSVFLPSNQDAHCLGLLRGFPPYIDPEYRESRTLKRESEVYIFGLVLFEVLFGWLAGDQMFIKSKVGLSDVARQCFRKGTIMGMVDPIIKRESGDHIDSIDTFVKIAYWCLAETQDQRPSMKEVVKELEKALSFQAIYRFFPFNSSLIPNLQPPFIVRAQSDSFEDQVQCQDCDQVVDGYDNSLELNITRENPEHSNYAAESPKWDSMKDYKDTGN comes from the exons ATGGAATCCACAATCACAAAGTTTAGTCACTTACAAATCCCACTTGAAGAAGTACTAGAAGCGACCAACAACTTCAATGATGAAAATGTCATCGGAAGTGGTGGATTGGGCAAGGTTTATCAAGGGTGGCTTTTGCGGTCAGGAAAGTGGGTGAAGATTGCTGCCCGAAGATTTGACCATAAGTATAAGCACGGCATCGAGTTCTTGAGTGAGCTTTATGCGATTGCTACTCTCGAGCATGAAAACATAGTCTCTATTATCGGGTTTTGTGATGAAAAAGGTGAGAAGGTCATCATAAACAAGCGTGAGGCCAAGGGAAGTCTCGAGATGCATCTAAGCAAACCAACCCTTACATGGAGTCAAAGGCTGAAGATAAGCATTGGTATTGCGCGTGCTTTAAGTTACATCCATAATGAGGGAAGTCTCATACATCTTAATATCAACAGCTATACGATTTTGTTAAATAATAAGTTTGAGCCAAAGTTATCTGGATTTGAATATTCCATCAAACATTCGATACATCGAATGGATGATGTTCACTTATCAAAAGCTATTGGAACAACAGGGTATATGGACCCAGAAAATGTAAAGACCGGTGGTGTGACCCACAAGTCAGACATCTACTCATTTGGTGTTGTTTTATTGGAATTATTATGTGCGAGGAAAGCGGATGATATGTCTCTAGTTTCACAGGCCAAACTCAACTATGAAACTAAAAGAAGTGTTAATATAGTCCCACTTAGCCTATATGATCAAATAGCTACGGTATCCCACCAAACTTTCTCATCAGCAGCAATATCTTGCTTGAATGATGAGCGAGTAAACCGTCCTGATATGAAGTATATAGTCCAGGAACTTGAGAAGGCATTGGAACATCAGCAGCCATATGAATGTTTAAAT AGACCCAGCTTGGAAGACTTGACATCTCAAATCAGTCACTTGAAGATTAGGCTCCATGATATAACTTTGGCCACCAATAACTTTTCTCAAGAGTACTGCATAGCAGGAACCACGTTTTATGACATATACAGAGCAGAAATTGAACATTGGGGTAAAGTCAATTTTTTCTCTGTAGAAGAGAACAACAAAAGTGAATGTTCGAAGATACGCACCACTGTCCATATAAAACGCCTGCTTCCTCAAGAAGACAAACAAGGATTATTCTTGACAGAGATTGAAATGCTTACAACTTGTAAGCATCGCAATATAGTCACTTTACTTGGATTTTGTGACGAAGGTCTAGAGAAGATTCTTATCATTGACGATGCTTATAATGGATACCTTGCTGAAAATTTGGCAACCTGCATTAGCAGATCTATTCTTACATGGGAAAAACGTTTGAATATATGCCTTGATATTGCATATGGATTGAA ATTGTTTGACTTTGAGCAATCGGTCTTCCTTCCTTCGAACCAAGATGCTCATTGTCTCGGTCTGCTTCGTGGCTTTCCACCTTACATTGATCCAGAATATCGTGAGTCTCGTACGTTAAAAAGAGAATCAGAAGTCTATATTTTCGGATTAGTTTTGTTCGAAGTTTTATTCGGATGGCTAGCCGGCGATCAAATGTTCATAAAGAGTAAAGTTGGGCTGTCAGATGTGGCCCGCCAATGCTTCCGTAAGGGAACAATAATGGGAATGGTAGATCCTATAATTAAGAGAGAAAGTGGTGACCACATAGATTCAATAGACACATTTGTGAAAATTGCATATTGGTGTTTGGCTGAAACTCAAGACCAACGTCCATCAATGAAGGAGGTCGTTAAAGAGCTTGAGAAAGCATTATCATTCCAA GCCATTTACCGCTTTTTCCCGTTCAACTCATCATTGATCCCGAACCTGCAACCACCGTTTATTGTGAG GGCTCAAAGTGACTCATTTGAGGAT CAAGTACAATGCCAAGATTGCGACCAAGTTGTTGATGGATATGATAATTCACTAGAACTGAATATAACACGTGAAAATCCT GAACATTCAAATTATGCAGCTGAAAGTCCTAAATGGGACAGCATGAAG GATTACAAAGATACTGGAAATTAA